From a single Gemmatimonadales bacterium genomic region:
- a CDS encoding DUF1925 domain-containing protein: MTQPVLFTFGLHLHQPVGNFDSVFEQHLTDVYAPLLDALGEGQAWPVSLHLSGPLLDWLTRHAAAYLDRLGREVASGNIELLLAGYDEPILAVLPREDRIEQIARLRDTVERRFGVRATGLWLTERVWEPDLPEDLRRAGIDYVLVDDRHFLVAGFERTVLHRPFRTESGGHAITVLPIDERLRYLVPFRPPSELADYFRRLHQEGAPMAVLADDGEKFGGWPGTLEWVYGSGWMRDFTATLRQLSNEGVIRLATFADAVATIPSGGIAYLPSASYREMEGWALPAAASRRLSALESELGPDRLESMDGALVRGTHWRNFFVKYSESNRMHKKMLALSALSRQRGDPAEARRAIGKAQCNDAYWHGVFGGLYLPHLREGIWRELARAEGVLRHGEPLRWEKTDLDVDGVHELWIHSGATSVLLAPHRGGSVEEWTVFAAGRNHADVLTRRREAYHQDAIDRATVEGAPAHPPSGDGAPSIHDLEERLELSTLPPFDAYPRAIFQERLLGTIESPEALATSAVAVLRDWGAQVGRLEAEPTDQTAPRLSFRVVFEGMTKRLTIADDGTITAEFTWDSSEDVPWFATELSVAGQVEIETNAVREWRYPIETVAKSERGFDRTVQGTAIVLAWPAPVGHGKVILRSGGR, encoded by the coding sequence ATGACCCAGCCTGTTCTGTTCACCTTCGGCCTGCATCTGCATCAGCCGGTTGGGAATTTCGACTCCGTCTTCGAGCAGCATCTCACCGACGTCTACGCTCCGCTGCTGGATGCGCTCGGCGAGGGCCAGGCCTGGCCCGTGTCGCTCCACCTCTCCGGCCCGCTGCTCGACTGGCTGACCCGACATGCCGCAGCCTACCTCGACCGGCTCGGCCGCGAAGTGGCCTCGGGCAATATCGAGCTCCTGCTTGCCGGGTATGACGAGCCGATCCTCGCGGTGCTGCCGCGAGAGGATCGCATCGAGCAGATTGCCCGCCTTCGCGACACGGTCGAGCGCCGCTTCGGGGTGCGAGCGACTGGGCTGTGGCTGACGGAACGCGTCTGGGAGCCCGATCTGCCCGAGGACCTCCGCCGGGCCGGCATCGACTACGTCCTGGTCGATGATCGTCACTTTCTGGTCGCGGGCTTCGAGCGCACCGTCCTGCATCGGCCGTTCCGAACCGAGAGCGGCGGGCACGCCATTACGGTCTTGCCGATCGACGAGCGGCTTCGCTATCTCGTGCCGTTTCGCCCGCCCTCGGAACTGGCGGACTACTTCCGTCGGCTGCACCAGGAGGGCGCACCCATGGCTGTCCTGGCCGATGACGGTGAAAAGTTCGGCGGCTGGCCGGGCACGCTCGAGTGGGTCTACGGCAGCGGCTGGATGCGCGACTTTACCGCCACGTTGCGCCAGCTGAGCAATGAGGGCGTCATCCGCCTGGCCACGTTTGCCGACGCGGTGGCAACGATTCCGAGCGGCGGCATTGCCTATCTGCCGTCAGCCTCGTATCGCGAGATGGAGGGTTGGGCCCTCCCCGCCGCCGCATCGCGCCGGCTGTCCGCCCTGGAGTCCGAGCTCGGCCCGGACCGGCTCGAAAGCATGGATGGCGCCCTGGTCCGGGGAACCCACTGGCGAAACTTCTTCGTCAAGTACTCCGAATCGAATCGGATGCACAAGAAGATGCTGGCGTTGTCGGCCCTGTCGCGGCAACGCGGAGACCCTGCCGAAGCTCGCCGTGCCATCGGCAAGGCGCAGTGCAACGATGCCTACTGGCACGGCGTCTTCGGTGGACTCTACTTGCCCCACCTGCGCGAGGGGATCTGGCGAGAGCTGGCCAGAGCCGAGGGAGTTCTCCGCCACGGTGAGCCGCTCCGCTGGGAAAAGACAGATCTGGACGTGGATGGGGTCCACGAGCTCTGGATTCACAGCGGTGCGACCTCCGTACTGCTGGCTCCGCACCGCGGCGGGTCGGTCGAGGAGTGGACTGTGTTCGCCGCTGGCCGAAACCACGCCGACGTGCTGACCAGGCGCCGCGAAGCCTACCATCAGGACGCGATCGATCGCGCCACGGTAGAAGGGGCGCCAGCACACCCGCCCTCCGGCGACGGTGCACCGAGCATTCACGACCTCGAAGAGCGGCTGGAGCTGTCGACCCTGCCACCGTTTGACGCCTATCCGCGCGCGATCTTCCAGGAGCGCCTGCTTGGCACCATCGAGTCACCTGAGGCCCTGGCGACGTCTGCGGTCGCAGTTCTGAGAGATTGGGGAGCCCAGGTCGGACGGCTCGAGGCCGAACCAACCGACCAGACTGCCCCCAGACTCTCGTTCCGAGTCGTCTTTGAAGGCATGACCAAGCGCCTCACGATCGCGGATGACGGCACGATCACGGCTGAGTTCACCTGGGATAGCAGCGAGGACGTACCCTGGTTTGCAACCGAGCTCTCGGTTGCCGGGCAGGTCGAAATCGAAACCAATGCGGTGCGCGAGTGGCGCTACCCGATCGAGACGGTGGCCAAAAGCGAGCGGGGCTTCGACCGAACCGTCCAGGGCACCGCCATCGTACTGGCCTGGCCTGCCCCGGTCGGTCACGGCAAAGTCATTCTGCGCTCGGGCGGCCGGTAG
- a CDS encoding glycogen synthase has protein sequence MSHRRFSASALQHSSGEPVTVVHVAAEYYPFARSGGLAEAVANLAKWQSRSGVRSLAILPLYRSAKDKAGPLVQVGAPIDVAIGPRRETVRLLTQATPEPGATIYFIEYDPYFDRPQLYGDRTGDYSDNAQRFSLFARASVLALPRITSGPILLHAHDWHAALALAYLRVYHADDGELGRASTVLSVHNAGYQGHYPASTMAEIGLPWELFNWRQVEWYGKVNLLKAGLVFADAVVTVSPNHAAELRTAAGGFGLQEVFASLGKRFSGILNGIDPEEWDPSRDPQIAAPFSAEDLSGKAACKRALQERFRLAREPRVPIIGMAARLVTQKGLELVVASFDLFQVEAQFVFIGAGEARFESALKRIAGMMPDRVAVDTNFTDELEHQVMAGADFLLMPCQYEPCGLTQMRAQRYGVAPIVRRVGGLVDTVEDGVTGFVFDPYEAPSLVGATLRGIDTYHNPAEWRRLMTFAMATDFSWERSVGEYLDVYQTVIR, from the coding sequence GTGTCCCACCGACGTTTCTCCGCTTCCGCTCTGCAGCATTCGAGCGGCGAGCCGGTCACGGTGGTACACGTTGCGGCAGAATACTATCCCTTCGCGCGGTCGGGAGGGCTGGCGGAAGCGGTTGCGAACCTGGCCAAATGGCAATCGCGGAGCGGCGTCCGCTCCCTCGCGATTCTCCCGCTCTACCGGAGCGCGAAGGACAAGGCGGGCCCCCTCGTCCAAGTCGGCGCACCGATCGACGTCGCCATCGGCCCGCGGCGCGAGACGGTCCGACTGCTGACCCAAGCCACGCCCGAACCAGGGGCAACGATCTATTTCATCGAGTACGATCCCTATTTCGATCGGCCACAGCTCTATGGCGATCGGACCGGAGACTACTCCGACAACGCGCAGCGGTTCTCGCTCTTTGCGCGCGCGAGCGTGCTCGCACTGCCGCGAATTACCTCTGGACCGATCCTGCTGCACGCCCACGATTGGCACGCGGCGCTGGCCCTGGCCTACCTGCGTGTCTACCACGCCGACGACGGCGAGCTCGGTCGCGCAAGCACCGTGTTGTCGGTTCACAACGCCGGCTACCAGGGCCACTATCCCGCGTCGACGATGGCCGAGATCGGCTTGCCCTGGGAGCTGTTCAACTGGCGGCAGGTCGAGTGGTACGGCAAGGTCAACCTGCTCAAGGCCGGGCTAGTCTTTGCCGACGCGGTCGTGACGGTCAGCCCCAACCACGCCGCCGAACTGAGGACCGCGGCGGGCGGCTTCGGCCTGCAGGAAGTTTTTGCCTCGCTCGGCAAGCGTTTCAGTGGCATTCTCAACGGCATCGACCCCGAGGAATGGGACCCGAGCCGAGACCCCCAGATCGCCGCGCCGTTCTCGGCCGAGGACCTGTCAGGCAAGGCGGCCTGCAAGCGCGCGTTGCAGGAGCGCTTCCGTCTGGCGCGTGAGCCCCGCGTCCCGATCATTGGCATGGCCGCGCGTCTGGTCACGCAGAAGGGACTCGAACTGGTCGTCGCCAGCTTTGACCTCTTCCAGGTGGAAGCACAGTTCGTCTTCATCGGCGCCGGCGAGGCGCGCTTCGAATCGGCGCTCAAGCGTATTGCCGGCATGATGCCGGATCGGGTGGCCGTCGACACCAACTTCACCGACGAGCTCGAGCATCAGGTCATGGCTGGCGCAGACTTCCTGCTGATGCCCTGCCAATACGAGCCATGCGGTTTGACCCAGATGCGGGCGCAGCGGTACGGCGTAGCGCCGATCGTCCGACGGGTGGGCGGTCTGGTCGACACCGTGGAGGACGGCGTGACCGGCTTCGTCTTCGATCCGTACGAGGCCCCGTCGCTGGTCGGTGCCACCCTGCGCGGCATCGACACCTATCACAATCCCGCCGAGTGGCGCCGGCTGATGACGTTCGCCATGGCGACGGACTTCAGCTGGGAGCGCTCGGTCGGCGAGTATCTCGACGTGTATCAGACGGTGATCCGATGA
- the glgP gene encoding alpha-glucan family phosphorylase, translating into MSLLRQKITALPPRLEGLAALATNLSWSWNRDARELLRAIDPPLWRETRYNPIAMLREVSPTRLQALARDNEFLVRYDRVMGWLANDQTRERTWFNRKYPGLGDRPVAYFCAEFGLHSSVPIYSGGLGILAGDHCKTASDLGVPFVGVGLSYMKGYFDQRLRADGWQEDSDEHVDPNTTPLLPVRGPSGEPHLAVVDTFGRPVHIQVWTMKVGRVPLYLLDTNLEENHPEDRTLLSKLYAGGPDLRLRQEWLLGVGGVRVLRAVGIDPGAWHANEGHAAFMMLERVRELCVAGTSFDEAVRQVRAASVFTTHTPVPAGHDAFDLDHLAECTGPIWEEMGVDRETLFGLGIHDPVREPRFQMTVLAIRAASHINGVSKRHGQVTRDIWHSLWPGRPQDDVPIGAITNGVHLATWMANPVMALLDRELGQDWGLRLDDPSLWEQIRYLNPAALWATHQELKGIMMGSIREDARRRFAGHWEAANQVVAAGTLMHPFALTIGFARRFATYKRAALIFKDPERLHRLLCDKRRPVQIIFAGKAHPADNPGKQVLQQVYETTHDKFYEGRVAFLEDYDMNLAGTLVQGVDVWLNLPRVPLEACGTSGMKAAFNGVPQLGTIDGWWEEGYDGTNGWAIPYPPDDDPEIADASDAEHFYRLLEEELIPLYYERDASGVPYAWVDKMRNALRVAMAQFSARRMVQDYSDRYYVRAMRADDAADDPPTG; encoded by the coding sequence ATGTCGCTGTTACGACAAAAGATTACTGCCCTCCCGCCGCGACTGGAGGGTCTTGCCGCCCTGGCGACCAACCTGTCGTGGAGCTGGAACCGCGACGCGCGGGAGCTCTTGCGTGCCATCGACCCGCCACTCTGGCGGGAGACGCGTTATAACCCGATTGCCATGCTGCGGGAGGTCTCGCCGACCCGACTGCAGGCGCTGGCTCGGGACAACGAGTTCCTGGTTCGGTACGATCGGGTCATGGGCTGGCTTGCCAACGACCAGACTCGCGAGCGAACCTGGTTCAATCGGAAGTACCCTGGTCTGGGCGACCGGCCAGTTGCCTACTTCTGTGCGGAATTCGGGTTGCACAGCTCGGTCCCGATCTACAGCGGCGGCTTGGGTATCCTGGCAGGCGATCACTGCAAGACGGCCAGCGACCTCGGGGTTCCGTTCGTCGGCGTCGGCCTTTCGTACATGAAGGGCTACTTCGACCAGCGGCTCCGGGCCGACGGGTGGCAGGAGGACAGCGACGAGCACGTCGACCCGAATACCACCCCGCTGCTGCCGGTACGGGGCCCGAGTGGCGAACCCCACCTGGCGGTCGTCGATACCTTCGGACGGCCAGTCCACATCCAGGTCTGGACCATGAAGGTGGGGCGGGTTCCACTCTACCTGCTCGACACCAACCTCGAAGAGAACCACCCGGAAGATCGCACCTTGCTCAGCAAGCTGTACGCCGGGGGGCCGGACCTCCGGCTGCGACAAGAGTGGCTGCTCGGTGTCGGCGGCGTTCGGGTACTTCGGGCGGTGGGCATCGATCCTGGTGCCTGGCATGCCAACGAAGGGCATGCGGCGTTCATGATGCTCGAGCGGGTTCGCGAGCTGTGCGTGGCTGGCACATCGTTCGACGAGGCAGTTCGCCAGGTACGCGCAGCGTCGGTGTTCACGACGCACACGCCCGTGCCAGCCGGCCACGATGCCTTCGATCTCGACCACCTGGCCGAATGCACCGGCCCGATCTGGGAGGAGATGGGGGTCGACCGAGAGACGCTGTTTGGCCTGGGCATTCATGACCCGGTCCGCGAGCCGCGATTCCAGATGACGGTGCTGGCGATCCGGGCCGCATCGCATATCAACGGGGTCTCGAAGCGTCACGGGCAGGTCACCCGGGACATCTGGCATTCGCTCTGGCCCGGCCGGCCCCAGGATGACGTTCCGATCGGTGCCATTACCAACGGGGTCCATCTCGCCACCTGGATGGCCAATCCTGTCATGGCACTGCTCGATCGCGAGTTGGGCCAGGACTGGGGCCTGCGCCTCGACGACCCCTCGCTTTGGGAGCAGATTCGTTACCTCAACCCCGCGGCACTCTGGGCCACCCACCAGGAGCTCAAAGGGATCATGATGGGTTCGATTCGCGAGGACGCCCGGAGACGCTTTGCCGGGCACTGGGAAGCCGCGAATCAGGTGGTTGCCGCGGGCACGCTGATGCACCCGTTTGCTCTCACCATCGGCTTTGCGCGACGGTTCGCCACGTACAAGCGTGCTGCGCTGATCTTCAAGGACCCCGAACGCCTGCACCGCCTGCTGTGCGACAAACGCCGGCCGGTGCAGATCATCTTTGCCGGGAAGGCTCACCCGGCAGACAATCCGGGCAAGCAGGTGCTGCAGCAGGTCTACGAGACGACCCACGACAAGTTCTACGAGGGACGAGTGGCCTTCCTCGAGGACTACGACATGAATCTGGCGGGCACCCTGGTGCAGGGTGTCGACGTCTGGCTCAACCTTCCGCGAGTGCCGCTGGAGGCCTGCGGCACGAGCGGCATGAAGGCAGCCTTCAACGGTGTTCCCCAGTTGGGCACGATCGACGGTTGGTGGGAGGAGGGATACGACGGCACCAACGGCTGGGCCATTCCCTACCCGCCGGACGACGATCCTGAGATTGCCGACGCTTCCGACGCCGAGCATTTCTATCGGCTGCTGGAGGAGGAGCTGATCCCCCTCTACTACGAGCGCGATGCCTCGGGCGTTCCCTATGCCTGGGTCGACAAGATGCGCAATGCGCTCCGGGTCGCCATGGCCCAGTTCAGCGCGCGTCGGATGGTGCAGGACTACAGCGACCGCTACTACGTTCGCGCCATGCGCGCCGACGACGCGGCCGACGACCCGCCGACCGGCTGA
- a CDS encoding DUF1957 domain-containing protein: protein MDLILALHSHLPYVLNHGRWPHGSDWIVEAAVDTYLPLLETLGILETQGIRVPLTVGVTPVLGAQLSSPTFGQELDAFLAQRLAACDEAIADFALSGEKQLTPIAEFWRGRLARLERLFARIDRDIVGALRRHQEAGRIEIMSSAATHGFLPLLARDESIRLQLAVGLVEHRRLFGRAAQGCWAPECAYRPRGDWQPHPDAPAQADRAGIETHLADAGYRYFFTDSHLAQAGRTLGLYRSGNRPDGGLEPTDDPLDLPAARSPYRAYQVSPRPGQPTVATLVRDPVSSRRVWSRHQGYPGDGAYLEFHKIRFPGGLKLWQVTGADVDLGGKRWYDPNGARARVRQHADDYAALLESVAVGEAAHGGQLIVAPFDTELFGHWWFEGVDFLLDLYRALERNTTPRPVTASTHLAETPPSAAVHLAEGSWGANGDFSKWLNPDTEWTWLRLWPAEDRFWSVAARAIERSDAHPVLEQAARELLLAQSSDWQFIISSATAGDYASKRFTEHLDNLDQLLGMLEATVLPEQAVAVAGEMRTRSDLFPSIIPALRSALAVRGPLIA, encoded by the coding sequence ATGGACCTGATACTCGCGCTGCACAGCCATCTGCCCTACGTCCTCAACCACGGGCGCTGGCCGCACGGATCGGACTGGATCGTCGAAGCGGCGGTCGACACCTACCTGCCGCTCCTCGAAACGCTGGGTATCCTCGAGACCCAGGGCATCAGGGTCCCCCTGACCGTTGGCGTGACACCGGTGCTCGGTGCGCAGCTGTCCAGCCCGACGTTCGGGCAGGAGCTCGATGCCTTTCTGGCCCAGCGCCTGGCCGCGTGCGATGAGGCGATCGCCGATTTTGCCCTCAGCGGCGAGAAGCAGCTGACCCCGATTGCGGAGTTCTGGCGCGGCCGCCTGGCCCGGCTGGAACGGCTCTTCGCGCGGATCGATCGCGACATCGTCGGGGCGCTCAGGCGGCATCAGGAGGCTGGGCGGATCGAGATCATGAGCTCGGCAGCTACGCACGGCTTCCTGCCGCTGCTGGCGCGGGACGAGAGCATTCGGCTGCAGCTTGCGGTTGGCCTGGTGGAGCATCGTCGGCTGTTCGGTCGCGCGGCCCAGGGTTGCTGGGCACCGGAGTGCGCCTATCGCCCGCGCGGCGATTGGCAGCCGCATCCCGACGCGCCGGCCCAGGCCGACCGCGCCGGCATCGAAACCCATCTGGCCGACGCGGGATACCGGTATTTCTTCACCGACTCGCACCTGGCCCAGGCCGGGCGAACCCTGGGGCTCTACCGGAGCGGCAACCGTCCGGATGGCGGACTCGAACCCACCGACGACCCGCTCGATCTCCCCGCCGCCCGATCGCCGTACCGGGCCTACCAGGTCTCGCCCCGCCCCGGCCAGCCAACGGTTGCTACGCTGGTTCGTGATCCGGTGTCGTCGCGACGGGTCTGGAGCCGGCACCAGGGCTACCCCGGCGACGGCGCCTACCTCGAGTTTCACAAGATCCGTTTTCCCGGCGGCCTCAAGCTGTGGCAGGTAACCGGCGCCGACGTCGACTTGGGCGGCAAACGGTGGTACGACCCCAACGGTGCGCGGGCGCGGGTCCGCCAGCACGCCGACGATTATGCCGCCCTGCTCGAAAGCGTGGCGGTGGGGGAGGCCGCGCATGGTGGCCAGCTGATCGTCGCGCCGTTTGATACGGAGCTCTTCGGTCATTGGTGGTTCGAGGGGGTCGACTTTCTGCTCGACCTGTATCGCGCCTTGGAGCGGAATACGACCCCGCGCCCGGTGACAGCGAGCACCCATCTGGCGGAGACGCCGCCATCGGCGGCGGTCCATCTCGCCGAAGGATCATGGGGAGCCAACGGCGACTTCAGCAAATGGCTCAACCCGGACACCGAGTGGACCTGGCTCAGGCTCTGGCCGGCCGAAGACCGCTTCTGGTCCGTCGCCGCCCGTGCCATCGAGCGGTCCGATGCGCATCCGGTGCTGGAACAAGCCGCGCGCGAGCTGCTGCTGGCCCAGTCGTCCGACTGGCAGTTCATCATTTCATCCGCCACGGCGGGCGACTATGCGTCCAAACGGTTCACCGAGCACCTCGACAACCTGGATCAGCTGCTCGGGATGCTCGAGGCCACTGTGCTACCTGAGCAGGCCGTCGCGGTTGCCGGAGAGATGCGGACCCGGAGCGACCTCTTTCCTTCAATCATCCCTGCTCTCCGGTCCGCCTTGGCCGTCAGAGGACCCCTGATCGCATGA
- a CDS encoding DUF3536 domain-containing protein gives MTTGTGRRSVVIHGHFYQPPREDPWIDLVEREISAAPFHDWNQRVDHECYRAVLAARVVGEDGSIRRIVNTLEWISFNVGPTLLEWMEKEAPATYRGILAADRASMIRLGAGNAIAMPYHHTILPLASYHDKVTEVRWGIADFRRRFGREPVGMWLPETAVDDETLDVLAMEGIHFTLLAPHQLTKLPPAGLPGRYQTGRGRSIVIIPYDGGMSHDVAFGPLVRSADLWLRRLLEPPLPARGPRLESVATDGETYGHHHKFGDMALAAVLHALHGRRDVRIENFASFLARHPPQHDVTIEAPTSWSCAHGVERWRSDCGCRMTAGTSQAWRAPLRDAIVWLTDELHALYGAEAAQYFEDPWAARTTYGITGAPSDLPERARELIELERNALRSFTSCGWFFDDIGGIESIQILRYAARALDLAGPTGPDLERGFLERLAAAESNDPALGTGADIYRRSARPRWPAEQRVAAGFAAMSGLCPGHTRHLIGGFLAGPSEQNTVQVQHRRTGHRTRFAAQVHRTAGFRLEIDLTDAEGRQTTLGLEALPEREHDLAREVLRREVLREVMSPEDLVRLAHGSVAYPEALRSAITRLVPESTDQVTADTIARLVRSLDLLALEELTVPFEAQTRFFRLMEAAGPHPPTLLAGLSTRLGFSRDAFDREDR, from the coding sequence ATGACGACGGGCACGGGGCGACGCAGCGTCGTCATCCACGGCCACTTCTACCAGCCGCCGCGGGAGGACCCGTGGATCGACCTGGTCGAGCGTGAGATCAGCGCGGCGCCGTTCCACGACTGGAACCAGCGGGTCGACCACGAGTGTTATCGGGCGGTACTTGCTGCGCGGGTTGTCGGGGAAGACGGCAGTATCCGGCGTATCGTCAATACGCTGGAATGGATCAGCTTCAACGTTGGCCCGACCCTGCTCGAGTGGATGGAGAAGGAAGCGCCGGCCACCTACCGCGGCATTCTTGCCGCCGACCGCGCCAGTATGATCCGGCTCGGCGCAGGCAACGCTATAGCGATGCCGTATCACCATACCATCCTTCCGCTTGCCTCGTATCACGACAAGGTCACGGAGGTTCGCTGGGGCATCGCCGATTTCCGACGCCGGTTCGGCCGCGAACCAGTCGGGATGTGGCTGCCGGAGACGGCGGTGGACGACGAGACACTCGATGTCCTCGCAATGGAGGGGATTCACTTCACTCTCCTGGCGCCGCATCAGTTGACCAAGCTCCCGCCGGCTGGTTTGCCCGGACGCTACCAGACCGGCCGCGGCCGATCGATCGTGATCATCCCCTATGACGGCGGAATGAGTCACGACGTCGCGTTTGGTCCCTTGGTGCGAAGTGCCGATCTCTGGCTCAGGCGCCTGCTCGAGCCACCGCTCCCGGCCCGCGGGCCCCGGCTCGAAAGCGTCGCGACCGACGGCGAGACCTACGGCCACCACCACAAGTTCGGTGACATGGCGCTTGCTGCCGTCTTGCATGCGCTCCATGGGCGCCGCGACGTTCGGATCGAGAACTTCGCCAGCTTCCTCGCCCGTCATCCGCCACAACACGATGTCACGATCGAGGCACCGACCTCGTGGAGTTGCGCTCACGGGGTCGAACGCTGGCGGTCGGACTGCGGCTGCCGGATGACGGCGGGAACCTCGCAGGCCTGGCGCGCTCCGCTGCGGGACGCGATCGTGTGGCTGACCGACGAACTGCATGCCCTCTACGGCGCCGAAGCGGCTCAGTACTTCGAGGACCCCTGGGCAGCCCGAACGACATACGGCATCACCGGGGCGCCCAGCGACCTTCCCGAGCGGGCACGGGAACTGATCGAGCTCGAGCGAAACGCCCTGCGCAGCTTCACCTCCTGCGGATGGTTCTTCGACGACATCGGTGGAATCGAGTCGATTCAGATCTTGCGTTATGCCGCACGTGCGCTCGACCTCGCCGGACCGACGGGCCCTGATCTCGAGCGCGGCTTTCTCGAGCGGCTGGCCGCAGCCGAAAGCAACGACCCTGCGCTCGGAACGGGAGCCGACATCTACCGACGCAGCGCCCGGCCGCGCTGGCCGGCGGAGCAACGCGTGGCCGCGGGATTTGCCGCGATGTCGGGCCTGTGTCCCGGTCACACACGGCACCTGATCGGCGGGTTCCTGGCAGGGCCCTCGGAGCAGAACACGGTTCAGGTCCAGCACCGACGGACAGGCCACCGCACCCGTTTTGCTGCGCAGGTTCATCGCACAGCCGGCTTCCGGCTCGAGATCGACCTCACCGACGCCGAGGGCCGACAGACAACGCTCGGCCTCGAGGCGCTCCCCGAGCGTGAACACGACCTTGCTCGCGAAGTGCTGCGTCGTGAGGTGCTGCGGGAGGTGATGAGCCCGGAGGACCTGGTGCGCTTGGCGCACGGTTCCGTGGCGTACCCCGAGGCACTGCGCAGCGCCATAACCCGGCTCGTTCCCGAGTCGACCGACCAGGTTACTGCCGACACGATTGCCCGATTGGTTCGCAGCTTGGACCTCCTCGCACTCGAGGAGCTCACGGTGCCGTTCGAAGCCCAGACTCGGTTCTTCCGATTGATGGAAGCGGCCGGGCCGCATCCGCCGACGCTGCTGGCGGGCCTCAGCACGCGACTGGGCTTCTCACGCGACGCCTTCGACCGCGAGGACCGATGA
- a CDS encoding carbon-nitrogen hydrolase, producing MTNRSRIVTVGLPQMTTVEDPTANLQKALERTRDAARQGAQIVCLQELFMGPYFCQMEDHRFFALAEAIPGPTTTAFSTLAKELGIVVVASLFEKRAEGLYHNTAAVIDADGTYLGKYRKMHIPDDPQYYEKFYFTPGDLGFRTWQTRFGKIGVLICWDQWYPEAARLTALSGAEIIFYPTAIGWLPPEKAEYGERQQAAWETIQRSHAVANGAYVASVNRVGHETGGTAGPGIEFWGGSFVADPNGRILAKAGTAEETLIVPCDLSQVDVVRTHWPFFRDRRIDAYGDLTKRYIDS from the coding sequence ATGACCAATCGATCCCGTATCGTGACGGTCGGACTCCCCCAAATGACGACGGTGGAGGATCCGACAGCCAATCTCCAAAAGGCGCTCGAACGCACCCGAGACGCGGCGCGGCAGGGCGCCCAGATCGTTTGTCTGCAGGAACTCTTCATGGGCCCCTACTTCTGTCAGATGGAGGACCACCGGTTCTTCGCGCTGGCCGAAGCAATTCCGGGCCCGACCACCACCGCGTTCTCGACCCTGGCCAAGGAGCTGGGCATCGTGGTGGTTGCTTCGCTGTTTGAGAAGCGAGCCGAGGGACTCTATCACAACACCGCGGCCGTGATCGACGCCGACGGGACCTATCTCGGTAAGTACCGGAAGATGCACATCCCGGACGACCCGCAGTACTACGAAAAGTTCTATTTCACACCGGGCGACCTCGGCTTCCGGACCTGGCAAACCCGATTCGGCAAGATCGGGGTGCTGATCTGCTGGGACCAGTGGTACCCCGAGGCTGCGCGGCTGACTGCCCTGTCTGGAGCGGAGATCATCTTCTATCCGACCGCAATCGGCTGGTTGCCCCCGGAGAAGGCCGAGTACGGCGAACGCCAGCAAGCGGCCTGGGAGACGATCCAGCGGTCTCACGCGGTCGCCAATGGCGCGTATGTCGCGTCGGTCAACCGGGTCGGGCACGAAACCGGCGGCACGGCCGGGCCGGGGATCGAGTTCTGGGGCGGCAGCTTCGTAGCGGACCCCAACGGTCGGATCCTGGCCAAGGCAGGTACGGCAGAGGAGACCTTGATCGTCCCTTGCGACCTGAGCCAGGTCGACGTGGTCCGCACCCATTGGCCCTTCTTTCGCGACCGCCGGATCGACGCCTACGGCGATCTCACCAAGCGATACATCGATTCATGA